The Miscanthus floridulus cultivar M001 chromosome 7, ASM1932011v1, whole genome shotgun sequence genome includes a region encoding these proteins:
- the LOC136466119 gene encoding homeobox-leucine zipper protein ROC8-like, which yields MFKECPHPDENQRAALSRELGLEPHQIKFWFQNRRTQMKAQHERADNCFLRAENDKIRCENITMREALKNVVCPNCGGSPVAEDYFDEQKLRVENARLKEELDRVSSMTSKYLGRPFTQMPPVPTMSVSSLDLSMGGMPGQQGPLGGPSLDLDLLSGCSSRTPYQMPAPVTEMERPMMVDMATRAMDELIRLAQAGDQIWVKGMPGDAKEVLNVATYDSLFAKPGGAFRPPDMNVEGSRDSGLVFMSAVALVDVFMDTNKWMEFFPGIVSKAQTVDVLVNGLGGRSDSLIMMYEELHIMTPVVPTRELSFLRYCKQIEQGLWAVADISMDGQRDAHYGMPSRSRRMPSGCLIADMSNGYSKVIDATRRDATRAAHAPVQAVLHVHRRHLGRERVRERGRGGDGGNCDGSGGYMGGVEVGRGVAAWESSVYRGTSDTRKKTDMVKQPTNRLIYENGRQCHLRKEIST from the exons ATGTTCAAGGAGTGCCCGCACCCCGACGAGAACCAGCGCGCCGCGCTCAGCCGGGAGCTCGGCCTGGAGCCGCACCAGATCAAGTTCTGGTTCCAGAACCGCCGCACCCAGATGAAG GCGCAGCACGAGCGCGCGGACAACTGCTTCCTCCGCGCGGAGAACGACAAGATCCGGTGCGAGAACATCACCATGCGCGAGGCGCTCAAGAACGTCGTCTGCCCCAACTGCGGCGGCTCGCCCGTCGCCGAGGACTACTTCGACGAGCAGAAGCTGCGCGTGGAGAACGCCCGCCTGAAAGAAGAG CTGGACCGGGTGTCGAGCATGACGTCCAAGTACCTCGGCCGGCCGTTCACGCAGATGCCGCCGGTGCCAACCATGTCCGTGTCGTCGCTGGACCTGTCCATGGGCGGGATGCCCGggcaacagggccccctcggcgGGCCGTCGCTGGACCTGGACCTCCTCAGCGGCTGCTCGTCCAGGACGCCGTACCAGATGCCGGCGCCCGTGACGGAAATGGAGCGCCCCATGATGGTGGACATGGCGACGCGCGCCATGGACGAGCTCATCCGGCTCGCCCAGGCCGGCGACCAAATCTGGGTCAAGGGCATGCCCGGGGACGCCAAGGAGGTGCTCAACGTCGCCACCTACGACAGCCTCTTCGCCAAGCCCGGCGGCGCGTTTCGCCCGCCGGACATGAACGTCGAGGGGTCCAGGGACTCGGGCCTCGTGTTCATGAGCGCCGTCGCGCTCGTCGACGTCTTCATGGACACG AACAAGTGGATGGAGTTCTTCCCCGGCATCGTGTCCAAGGCGCAGACCGTCGATGTTCTCGTGAACGGCTTGGGCGGGAGGAGCGACTCCTTGATCATG ATGTACGAGGAGCTGCACATCATGACGCCGGTCGTCCCGACTCGCGAGCTGAGCTTCCTCCGCTACTGCAAGCAGATCGAGCAGGGGCTATGGGCCGTCGCCGACATCTCCATGGACGGGCAGCGCGACGCCCACTACGGCATGCCGTCCCGCTCCCGTCGCATGCCGTCGGGGTGCCTCATCGCCGACATGTCAAATGGCTACTCCAAGGTGATCGACGCGACGCGACGTGACGCGACGCGAGCAGCTCATGCCCCTGTGCAGGCTGTGCTCCACGTGCAC CGCCGCCACCTCGGgagagagagggtgagggagagaggaaggggaggcgatGGGGGCAACTGCGACGGCAGCGGTGGCTACATGGGCGGCGTGGAGGTTGGTAGAGGTGTAGCGGCGTGGGAGTCTTCTGTGTACAGGGGTACATCGGACACACGAAAAAAAACTGACATGGTCAAACAGCCAACTAACAGATTGATCTATGaaaatggacggcagtgccatttacgaaaggaaatttcaacttga